One Yimella lutea DNA window includes the following coding sequences:
- a CDS encoding PucR family transcriptional regulator, whose product MAQFNPPRLPDEAVAGLADQLPEVAERCVAAITAEVPGYAGALSGEPGELIEEAVQQALAGFLRLAGGPQGSDPSTPMRPALDGAYALGQGEARSGRSMDALLAAYRVGARVSWRELSTAAVDVGIDAATIARFAELVFAYIDALSAASVAGHSDELATEGRVRERRRERLAGELLAGREEEVLVTLAERAEWPPPLSLTAVLLPADAAASVMSTLGANCLRAADDWSDADLAVLLVPDLHGLARRRLLKTLRHTSAVVGPTRPWTHVTSSWQRAVKAHELGLATGQTPLDTEDHLADLVLQSDRDALQDLRIRALAPLTDLPPATADRLGETLRSWLLHQGRRDAVAADLHVHAQTVRYRMTQIRELFGDRLDDPSKVLDILIALQPKTVDNP is encoded by the coding sequence ATGGCTCAGTTCAACCCGCCCCGGCTCCCCGATGAGGCTGTCGCCGGCCTTGCCGACCAGCTCCCTGAGGTCGCCGAACGCTGTGTCGCAGCCATCACCGCCGAGGTTCCGGGGTACGCCGGCGCCCTGAGTGGCGAACCCGGCGAACTCATCGAAGAGGCCGTCCAGCAGGCGCTGGCTGGTTTTCTACGGCTGGCCGGCGGTCCACAGGGCAGCGACCCGTCCACCCCGATGCGCCCGGCCCTCGACGGTGCCTATGCCTTGGGTCAGGGCGAGGCACGCAGTGGTCGTTCGATGGACGCTTTGCTCGCCGCGTACCGCGTCGGCGCCAGAGTGTCCTGGCGCGAACTGTCCACTGCAGCAGTCGACGTCGGTATCGATGCTGCGACGATCGCGCGCTTCGCCGAGTTGGTGTTCGCCTACATCGACGCGCTCTCGGCGGCCAGCGTCGCCGGGCACTCCGACGAACTCGCCACCGAGGGACGCGTCCGCGAACGCAGGCGGGAACGACTGGCGGGAGAACTCCTCGCCGGGCGTGAGGAGGAGGTGCTCGTGACGCTCGCCGAACGCGCTGAATGGCCGCCGCCCCTGTCACTCACCGCAGTCCTGCTGCCGGCCGACGCAGCCGCATCCGTGATGTCGACGTTGGGCGCGAACTGCCTTCGGGCAGCGGACGATTGGTCGGACGCCGACCTCGCCGTCCTGCTCGTGCCCGACCTGCACGGTCTCGCACGTCGGCGCTTGCTGAAAACATTGCGCCACACGTCCGCGGTCGTCGGCCCGACCAGACCCTGGACACACGTCACGTCCTCGTGGCAGCGCGCCGTGAAGGCACACGAACTCGGTCTCGCCACCGGACAGACACCGCTCGACACCGAGGACCACCTGGCCGACCTCGTCCTCCAGTCGGACCGGGATGCATTGCAGGACCTGAGGATTCGCGCGCTCGCTCCGCTGACTGACCTACCGCCGGCCACCGCCGATCGGCTTGGGGAGACGCTGCGTTCCTGGCTGTTGCACCAAGGACGTCGCGACGCCGTCGCAGCCGATCTGCATGTTCACGCTCAGACGGTGCGCTACCGGATGACACAGATCAGGGAACTGTTCGGTGACCGTCTGGACGATCCGTCAAAGGTCCTGGACATTCTGATCGCGCTCCAGCCGAAGACTGTCGACAACCCCTGA
- a CDS encoding fatty acid desaturase family protein, which yields MTALQKKETNPIAHLTAYDIECLGKELDAIREDVIRERGASDAAYIRRTIDVQRKLELGSRGLLLFSKYKPAFVLGTVGLTVSKILENMEIGHNVMHGQWDWMRDPKIHSTTWEWDNASPADLWKHSHNELHHTYTNVLGRDNDLGYGIMRVDEDQKWAPFYLGQPAWNFINACFFEYGIAAYDLEIGKYFAGRKDKERFKTDGRKVLNKIRQQMTKDYVIHPVLALPLGSARRTLLANYIANLGRNLWTHSVIMCGHFPEGVETFTKTSIDGETRGDWYLRQMIGSANIDGSNAMHIATGNLSYQIEHHLFPDLPSNRYQEISPKIRDICERYGLQYVTGPLHKQVASAWGKVIRLSLPNHIAAKFAPVPRRSVVEPTALPSRLRDAEETSAAA from the coding sequence ATGACTGCGCTGCAGAAGAAGGAAACCAACCCGATCGCGCACCTCACCGCGTACGACATCGAATGCCTGGGCAAGGAACTCGACGCGATTCGCGAGGACGTGATCCGTGAGCGTGGCGCGAGCGACGCCGCGTACATCCGCCGCACCATCGACGTCCAGCGCAAGCTCGAGCTCGGCTCGCGCGGGTTGCTGTTGTTCTCCAAGTACAAGCCGGCGTTCGTGCTCGGCACTGTCGGCCTCACGGTCTCCAAGATCCTGGAGAACATGGAGATCGGGCACAACGTGATGCACGGTCAGTGGGACTGGATGCGTGATCCGAAGATCCACTCGACCACCTGGGAGTGGGACAACGCCTCGCCGGCGGACCTGTGGAAGCACAGCCACAACGAACTGCACCACACCTACACCAACGTGCTCGGCCGCGACAACGACCTGGGTTACGGCATCATGCGCGTCGACGAGGACCAGAAGTGGGCGCCGTTCTACCTCGGCCAGCCGGCCTGGAACTTCATCAACGCGTGCTTCTTCGAATACGGCATCGCCGCGTACGACCTCGAGATCGGCAAGTACTTCGCCGGGCGCAAGGACAAGGAGCGGTTCAAGACCGACGGTCGCAAGGTGCTCAACAAGATCCGCCAGCAGATGACCAAGGACTACGTCATCCACCCGGTGCTCGCACTGCCGCTCGGCTCGGCGCGTCGGACGCTGCTGGCCAACTACATCGCCAACCTCGGCCGCAACCTGTGGACGCACTCGGTGATCATGTGCGGCCACTTCCCGGAGGGTGTCGAGACGTTCACCAAGACGTCCATCGACGGTGAGACCCGCGGAGACTGGTACCTGCGCCAGATGATCGGCTCGGCCAACATCGACGGCTCGAACGCGATGCACATCGCGACCGGCAACCTCAGCTACCAGATCGAGCACCACCTGTTCCCCGACCTGCCGAGCAACCGCTACCAGGAGATCTCGCCGAAGATCCGCGACATCTGCGAGCGCTACGGCCTGCAGTACGTCACCGGTCCGCTGCACAAGCAGGTCGCCTCGGCGTGGGGCAAGGTCATCCGCCTGTCGCTGCCGAACCACATCGCGGCCAAATTCGCCCCGGTGCCGCGTCGTTCGGTGGTCGAGCCGACCGCGCTGCCGAGCCGTTTGCGCGATGCCGAAGAAACCTCAGCCGCAGCCTGA
- a CDS encoding phytoene desaturase family protein, which produces MNAYDAVVVGGGHHGLVAAIELADHGRQVLLCESRPEVGGAVADRTIGDFVVDEFSAFHPLAAASPVIQGLGLDKHGLQWARSERVVAHLGRPDDTSGALLHADPAHTAARLDADAPGDGAAWLELVDSFASLKDPLLDALLLSWPPVRHAPKLAKAVGATNLLDFVRFALLPVEQLSVERFRGRAARDLLSGNAMHADIPPEAPGSGVYGWIMTMLAQDVGFPTPVGGAGALARSLRSRAEAAGVEIRTGTPVVRIRAEHARASGVDLASGEFIKAPVVIADTSAPMLYGTLLEDVPAGLRARMERFTWDLPTIKINLGLSGAMPWTAEAGRSTSVVHVGGSHRDLVRWSADLGSGRIPEHPFALVGQMTSTDPLRSPAGTESMWVYSHLPRGVTDDDGTEHLIRNCERMLEEFAPGWRDLVVERWDQTPRSLQDSNANLGEGAVGGGTMQLFQQAFWRPATGLGGPRTFLPGLYLGSAAIHPGGGVHGGAGHMAARAALADSGLAGKVRDALERRVRRSIDTSLPRF; this is translated from the coding sequence ATGAATGCATACGACGCAGTCGTGGTCGGCGGTGGCCATCATGGCCTGGTCGCCGCCATCGAACTGGCCGACCACGGCCGTCAGGTCCTGCTGTGCGAGAGCCGGCCGGAGGTGGGCGGCGCTGTTGCCGACCGGACGATCGGTGACTTCGTCGTGGACGAGTTCAGTGCCTTCCACCCGCTGGCTGCTGCATCACCCGTCATCCAGGGTCTCGGCCTCGACAAGCACGGGCTGCAGTGGGCGCGCAGCGAGCGGGTCGTCGCCCATCTCGGCCGGCCCGACGACACCTCGGGTGCCTTGCTGCACGCCGATCCCGCGCACACGGCGGCCCGTCTGGACGCGGACGCTCCGGGTGACGGAGCAGCATGGCTCGAACTGGTCGACAGCTTCGCCTCGCTCAAGGATCCGCTGCTCGACGCCCTCCTGCTGTCCTGGCCGCCGGTTCGCCACGCACCGAAACTGGCGAAGGCCGTCGGCGCGACGAATCTGCTCGACTTCGTCCGCTTCGCGCTGCTACCCGTCGAGCAACTTTCGGTCGAACGATTCCGTGGTCGAGCGGCGCGAGATCTGCTGTCCGGCAACGCGATGCACGCCGACATCCCACCTGAAGCGCCCGGCAGTGGCGTGTACGGCTGGATCATGACGATGCTCGCCCAGGACGTCGGTTTCCCGACCCCGGTCGGGGGCGCCGGCGCCCTGGCCCGCTCACTGCGTTCCCGTGCTGAAGCAGCCGGTGTCGAGATCAGAACCGGTACGCCTGTCGTCCGGATCAGAGCAGAGCACGCACGCGCTTCGGGCGTCGACCTCGCGTCCGGAGAGTTCATCAAGGCACCGGTCGTCATCGCCGACACCAGCGCACCGATGCTGTACGGCACGTTGCTCGAGGACGTACCGGCCGGACTCCGGGCACGGATGGAGCGCTTCACCTGGGATCTGCCCACCATCAAGATCAACCTCGGTCTGTCGGGTGCGATGCCGTGGACGGCGGAAGCCGGGCGGTCGACCTCGGTGGTCCACGTCGGCGGTAGTCATCGCGACCTCGTGCGCTGGAGTGCCGATCTGGGCTCCGGACGCATCCCTGAGCACCCGTTCGCCCTGGTCGGACAGATGACGTCGACCGATCCACTGCGCTCCCCCGCCGGCACCGAGTCGATGTGGGTATACAGCCACCTCCCGCGCGGCGTCACCGACGACGACGGCACCGAACACTTGATCCGCAACTGCGAGCGCATGCTCGAGGAGTTCGCGCCGGGGTGGCGTGATCTGGTGGTCGAACGCTGGGACCAGACACCGCGATCGCTCCAGGACTCGAACGCCAACCTGGGTGAGGGTGCAGTGGGCGGAGGCACCATGCAGTTGTTCCAGCAGGCGTTCTGGCGACCGGCCACCGGACTGGGTGGACCCCGCACATTTTTGCCCGGGCTCTACCTCGGCAGCGCCGCGATCCATCCCGGCGGCGGCGTGCACGGCGGGGCCGGCCACATGGCGGCACGCGCCGCGTTGGCCGACAGCGGTCTCGCCGGCAAAGTTCGAGACGCACTCGAACGCCGTGTGCGCCGCTCCATCGACACCTCCCTGCCCCGATTCTGA
- a CDS encoding Dps family protein — translation MVEKSTFTLPGLTKKKSDEIIKILQVRLSSYNDLHLTLKHAHWNVVGAHFIGVHEMIDPQVELVRGYADEVAERIAAMGASPGGRVSDIERDRTWDDYAIERDTVGAHLGALDKVYDGVITSNRKAIEELDDLDLVTQDLIIGQTGELEKFQWFVRAHLESFAGELKDAGTTTEKDAAAKTRNV, via the coding sequence GTGGTTGAGAAGTCGACCTTCACATTGCCCGGTCTGACGAAGAAGAAGTCGGACGAGATCATCAAGATCCTGCAGGTGCGCCTGTCGTCCTACAACGACCTGCACCTCACCCTGAAGCACGCGCACTGGAACGTCGTCGGCGCTCACTTCATCGGCGTCCACGAAATGATCGACCCGCAGGTGGAGCTGGTACGCGGGTACGCCGACGAAGTGGCCGAGCGCATTGCCGCAATGGGCGCCTCCCCCGGCGGCCGCGTCAGCGACATCGAGCGCGACCGCACGTGGGACGACTACGCCATCGAACGTGACACCGTCGGTGCACACTTGGGCGCCCTCGACAAGGTGTACGACGGAGTCATCACCTCCAACCGCAAGGCGATCGAGGAACTCGACGACCTCGACCTCGTCACGCAGGACCTCATTATCGGACAGACCGGGGAACTCGAGAAGTTCCAGTGGTTCGTGCGCGCTCACCTCGAGTCGTTCGCCGGAGAGCTCAAGGACGCCGGGACGACCACCGAGAAGGACGCTGCCGCAAAGACCCGCAATGTCTGA
- a CDS encoding ferredoxin reductase, whose translation MPITTPDAAPSPWRSRAFRLVKAVTTPLLPEDYVDLFDPLRTSTVLRGRVEDLRSETQDALTVTIRPGKRWRGHTPGQYMRIGVDIDGVRMWRAYSITSGPRTDGCISMTVKAISGGAVSTYLVEHLRVGQIVQMEQAEGTFVLPATLPAKILLLTGGSGITPVMGILRHAVDEMDDVVLLHSAPRPEDVIFASELRDLAASGRISLQERHTDVHGMLDTDELERLVPDWRERETWACGPAGMLEMVESHWESAELAGKLHTERFRPALVEPGEGGTVHFTGLDRELECDGARPILDQGEDVGILMPSGCRMGICYGCVLPLREGAVRDLRTGELTTASPGDGVLVQTCISAAAGRCDIDL comes from the coding sequence ATGCCGATCACCACGCCCGATGCCGCGCCCTCGCCGTGGCGTTCGCGCGCTTTCCGGTTGGTGAAGGCAGTCACCACGCCGTTGCTTCCCGAGGACTACGTCGATCTGTTCGACCCACTGCGCACCAGCACTGTGTTGCGCGGGCGGGTGGAGGATCTTCGATCGGAGACCCAGGACGCACTGACCGTCACGATCCGCCCTGGCAAGCGGTGGCGTGGGCACACGCCCGGTCAGTACATGCGTATCGGAGTCGACATCGACGGCGTCCGGATGTGGCGGGCGTACTCGATCACGTCCGGTCCGCGTACCGACGGCTGCATCTCGATGACTGTCAAGGCGATCTCGGGTGGAGCGGTCAGCACATATCTGGTCGAGCACCTCAGGGTCGGTCAGATCGTCCAGATGGAGCAGGCTGAAGGTACCTTTGTGCTCCCTGCGACGCTTCCGGCCAAGATCCTGTTGCTCACCGGAGGAAGCGGCATCACCCCTGTCATGGGAATCCTGCGTCACGCCGTCGACGAGATGGACGACGTCGTCCTGCTGCACTCGGCGCCGCGTCCCGAGGACGTCATCTTCGCCTCCGAGCTGCGCGACTTGGCTGCATCAGGCCGAATCTCGTTGCAGGAGAGGCACACCGACGTCCATGGCATGCTCGACACCGACGAACTCGAGCGTCTCGTGCCCGATTGGCGTGAGCGCGAGACCTGGGCGTGCGGCCCGGCAGGAATGCTGGAGATGGTCGAATCCCACTGGGAATCGGCCGAACTCGCCGGCAAGCTGCACACCGAGCGCTTCCGTCCCGCGCTCGTCGAACCGGGAGAGGGCGGCACAGTCCACTTCACCGGACTCGACCGCGAGCTCGAATGTGACGGTGCACGACCGATCCTCGACCAGGGCGAGGACGTCGGGATCCTCATGCCGTCCGGCTGCCGCATGGGCATCTGTTACGGCTGCGTCCTGCCCCTGCGCGAAGGAGCCGTCCGCGACCTGCGCACCGGTGAGCTCACCACGGCGAGCCCCGGGGACGGCGTGCTCGTCCAGACCTGCATCTCGGCCGCGGCCGGGCGCTGCGACATCGACCTCTAG